CGGGCCAGCAGGTGCAGTGCGAACGCGAGCGACGTGGCCGTTGTGTCATGCCCCGCGAGCAGGAACACCAGCACCTGGTCGCGGATCTCGGACGCGTCGAGGGTCCCGTCCTCCGCGCTCTCGGCCTGGGAGAGGAGCGTCAGCAGGTCCTCGCCCTGTGCCGCCTTCCCCTCCGCGCGCCGCTTCTCGATGATCCCGTCGCACACCGCGTACAGATCGCCCATCGTGGCCGTGGCCCGCCGGTTGGCCGGAGTCGGCCAGCTGCGCGGGAAGTTGGCGGGGGAGTAGCCGCGGGCGAGCGTGTACTCCCCGATGATCGGGAAGCATCGCTCCACGACGTCGACCGCCGCCTCGACGTCCGTGCCGAACAGAATGCGGGCGACCGCCCGCAGCGTGAGCCGGGTCGTCTCGGCGACGACGTCCACCGTGGCGTCGGGGGCGCTGCGCCAGGTGGAGAGCAGCGCGGCGGTTTCGGCGGTTACGGCGTCGGCGTAGCCGTCGACCCGTCGTCGGGTGAACAGCGGCTGTACGAGCCGCCGCTGCCGGAGGTAGTCGTCGTCCTGGCTGGTCAGCAGGCCGTTGCCGAACGACTCCCGGACCTCCTGGTAAAAGGCGTTGTCCTTGCGGAAGTTGGCCGATTCCGTCGCCAGCACCTGCTGGGCGCCCTCCGCGGAGAACACCGCGTACAGCTCGATTCGCAGCCCGGGCGGGCCCGCGGTGAACCTGACGACGTCTCCGTGCTCGCGCTGTGCGCTGAGGTAGGTGCCGAGCGAGTCGCGCTTGAGCTCGAACATCGAGCCAAGTAACGGCAGACCCGCCGGACCCGGTACTGCTGTGCCCGTCTTCGTCATGGCTTCTCCTACGTACGGGTTCAGCTTGCCCAGTCGAGGAAGTTCGTCCAGGTGGTGGGAGCGACGGCGAAGGTGGGTCCGTCGGCCCGCTTGGAGTCGCGGATGTGGATGGTGCGGGGGCAGGCGGCGACCTCGACGCAGTCGCCGGTTCCGTCGCTGCTGTACGAGGACTTGCGCCAGTCGAAGGCGACTTCGATGCAGCTGCCGCCACCGCTGTCGCTGTAGCTGGACTTGAACCAGCGCAGGCTGTTGCTCATCTCTGCTCTCCTGCCAACCGCTCGATGAGGCCCAGCGATTCACGGGGATCCAGGGCCTGTGCCCGGATCCTCGCATACCGCTGGGTCAACGTACTCACCTTTCCCGGCTCCTTGATCAGCAGGCTCTCGCCCTGGATTTCCAGGAAGACCAAGCGGTCATGCTCCGGGCTCTCCACCAGCTCCATCCCACCGCGGTCGCCTGCGTATTCTCCGCTGAGCCCAGCGTCCAGCGGCAACACCTGAAGCGTCACGTTACGCCGCCGCGCGCACTCCGCAAGGTGCCGCAGCTGGCCCCGCATGACCTCCTCGCTGCCGATCGTCCGCCGTAACACCGACTCCTCCAGGATCAGCTCGATCAGCGCCACCGGCTCCCGCTCGAACAGCGCCCTGCGCGCCATCCGCGCCTCGACCAGCTCCTCCACCCGCTCCTCGGACAACGGCGGATAACCCCCGCCGATCAGCGCCCGCGCATACTCCTCCGTCTGGAACAGCCCGTGCACGACCAGCGTCGCGTACAGACAAAGCCCCACCGCCTTCTGCTCCAGCAGCGCGTAGTCCTTGAACTGCGCCGGGTACTTGTCCAGCCGTACGTATGTCCTCGCCTCCTCGAAGATCCCCGTCCCGCCCCCGAGCACCCTCTCCAGCTCCACCAGCATCTGGTCGCTCGCGGGCTGCGCGCAGGTCTCCATCGCGCTCACCGCCGCGCCCGTGAAGCCCATCTCGTTTCCCAGCTGCTCCTGCGTCAGTCCTTTCTGGACGCGCATATTGCGCGCGACATTCGCCACCAGACGCGTCGCGGGACCCGCCGTTTCCTTGTTTTCCGCACGTGCCATTTACGATCACCGCTTCGACTCAACCGGACTCAACCGGTCTCAACCAGTCCCCGCCGAATTCGACCCGCCTCAAAGGGAGCTCGAGCAGGTCAACGTATGCCGGACCCCTCGTCCCGGTCCTGGAAAACGCTAGCCAAGGTCACCCAGACTGTCCTTGTGGATACGCAAAGTCGCGAAGTAAACCTCGATTGGATTCCGGCTTCGGGATTCCAGCTCCGTAAGGCGGGCGTGCAATTCGACGCCATCCGCGTCGACGACGAAGACGGCCGCCGCCTCGCCGATCTCCTGGAGAGGATGACCGGGGGTGACCCCGGGCCCGTCGTCATCGAGGCGCACGGGAGGCGGTCCGTGTACTTCCTCGTACCGGCCGGGACGACGTCGCACCGAGCCTGGCCGCGAGGTGTGACCCGGCTCAACTCGGGTCACGCTCACGTGAGTTATATCCCGGTGCCTGCCCTCAAAGGCCGCACCTGGCCGCTGTCCTGGCGGTTCCCGCCCACTGGTGCCGGTCGATTCGTGCACCCTCTTCTGCTCTGCAACGCCGCGTCCGTGCTGCTCGGTTGACCCCATCGGCGTCCGGGACGTGTCCCGGACGCGCGGAACCGGGACAGCCAGCCGCCACCATCTCTAGCGTCCATCCCCATGGACACAACACGGAGGACAATTCTTCGGGGCATGGCCGCGGCCCCACTCGTGGCGACGGCCGGCGGGCTTCTGGTACCCGCGACGGCGCACGCGGCCGTCGCGGCCGAATTGCCAGGAGTCAGGCTCTGGATACGCACGGGAAAGGACCCGGAGGGTGGCGGCGCTTCCTACCCCGACGCCATCAAGGGGCTGCTCGATGTGGAAAGGCTTCCCCATGCCCCTGTCAGCCAGGTAATGGAGGATCTCAACAGGTCGGGCACATACCGGCGAAGGCCGGACTGGCCACGGCGGAATTCACCCGACGTGGCGCGCACGTTCACCTGGCGGCGTGACGACTTCACCACCCGGGACTGGCGGCCCCAAGGCATCACCACCGACTACGACGGCCACGGAACCGGCGGAAATGTGGTGCTGGTCTCCTGGTACACGATGAACAGGGCCGCTCATCAGGCCGCGCGCATCAGCTTTGTGGATGTGAGCGGCACGTCCCGTCCGATGTACCGGCATGTGCTGCTGGTCGAGCCGTACCGGACCGGGAGCGGACGGTACAGCTTCCGGCCCGTGACAAAGCATGTCGGGGGAATCGCCTGGTACAAGGACCGGCTGTACGTCGTGGACACCAAGTACGGTCTGCGGGTGTTCAACCTGGACCAGATGTTCCAGGTGTCGACCGGCGGCCCTGCGATGAGCCACTGCGGGCTCCACAGCGACAATCGCTACTACGGCTACGGCTGCAAGTACGTCCTGCCGCAGAGCCGCGGGTACGACGACATCGAGGCCGAGATCGACAGGATGCGCTATTCCCAGGTGTCCGTCGACCGTACGACCGGGCCGTACCACACGCTGCTGGTGAGCGAGTTCGTCGACAAGGGCTCGGCATCGGCGCAGGCGCGGGCGGTGCGGTTCGAGGTCGAGCGCGACCATGGGGCGCTGCGGCATGTCGATCCCGCGACACAGTCGGTGCTCTCGCAGAAGACGTACCGGATCACCAATGGGAAGCAGATCCAGGGCGCGGTCAGCGTGAACGAGAGGTTCTACGTCTCCCGCAGTGACGGCCCGTCCGAGTACGGCTACCTGCGGACGGGCCGGGCGGCCGCCACCGATCTGACCGTGCGGACGAGCGGCAGGGTGGTGCGGGGGCCGGAGGATCTGTCCTACGCACGAACCGGCGGGCAAGGACTCCTGTGGTCGCTCGGCGAGTATGCGGTCGGCGACCAGGACCCGGGCGAGCCGCGGTCCCGCTACAACAGCCGCTACGTGTACGCCATCAGACTCTGAACCGCATGGTCAGCGCCGGCCACTACCGTCCCCGGCACGGAGGAACGGTTCGGGCGGTGCTCCGGCCGAGCCCCTGATCAGCTCGTCTTCGTGTACGTGAGCGGCGCACCGCCCGAGCCCACCAGCTCGCGCACGATCGTCGTTCTGTCGGGCATGTCCAGGCGGCTCCACTGACCCGGTGAGCACTGCTTCGGATCGCCGAAGGTGACCTGGGTCGGGCCGAGTTCGAGGGGTGGGC
This portion of the Streptomyces sp. NBC_01750 genome encodes:
- a CDS encoding DUF397 domain-containing protein, yielding MSNSLRWFKSSYSDSGGGSCIEVAFDWRKSSYSSDGTGDCVEVAACPRTIHIRDSKRADGPTFAVAPTTWTNFLDWAS
- a CDS encoding helix-turn-helix domain-containing protein, giving the protein MARAENKETAGPATRLVANVARNMRVQKGLTQEQLGNEMGFTGAAVSAMETCAQPASDQMLVELERVLGGGTGIFEEARTYVRLDKYPAQFKDYALLEQKAVGLCLYATLVVHGLFQTEEYARALIGGGYPPLSEERVEELVEARMARRALFEREPVALIELILEESVLRRTIGSEEVMRGQLRHLAECARRRNVTLQVLPLDAGLSGEYAGDRGGMELVESPEHDRLVFLEIQGESLLIKEPGKVSTLTQRYARIRAQALDPRESLGLIERLAGEQR
- a CDS encoding cytochrome P450 yields the protein MTKTGTAVPGPAGLPLLGSMFELKRDSLGTYLSAQREHGDVVRFTAGPPGLRIELYAVFSAEGAQQVLATESANFRKDNAFYQEVRESFGNGLLTSQDDDYLRQRRLVQPLFTRRRVDGYADAVTAETAALLSTWRSAPDATVDVVAETTRLTLRAVARILFGTDVEAAVDVVERCFPIIGEYTLARGYSPANFPRSWPTPANRRATATMGDLYAVCDGIIEKRRAEGKAAQGEDLLTLLSQAESAEDGTLDASEIRDQVLVFLLAGHDTTATSLAFALHLLARHPEQQARAREEVVRVLSGRTPGAADLEALPYLTQVLKEALRLYPPGPVIGRRAVAATEIGGHTIPAGADVIVAPWVTHRHPRYWDEPERFDPERFTPERENGRPRYAWFPFGGGPRACFGQHFSMLESVLALAMILREFELDAIDVDVPVDTGITLRATGPARCVLRHVGGAH